Within Nematostella vectensis chromosome 1, jaNemVect1.1, whole genome shotgun sequence, the genomic segment TCGATCTCACCTGGCGTCCACTCTTTGGCTATTATTAACGTTCGTCAGATgccatgttttttgtttttgttctctACTGTCGTCTTTTCCTATGGGATTGGTGCCAAACCAGTCGCCGATGCAGGTGTgtcaagggggagggggggggggggggagcaagTCGTGTTAACctatccaaaaaaaaaaaaaataaataaaacactcTTATCAAAGCATTGAGGGTCAGGAATACAATGGGAACACTAAACCCTTCTCGGTAAAACAGGCGTTTACGGGGATGCGAGGGCCGCCTGCCTAAACAAACGGAGCAAATTTCCGCGAGTCCGTGGCTACTCACAGGCTACTGTCAATGACATGGAATCAAAGGCttcaatacaatacaataaactttatttaacgAGGGTTTCATATTAACCTTTTACAGTTTTATAATATATGGCCCTCCCTATATCTAAGTacctatgataaaaataaaaaaaactatgttaGACATTTACGGAAATACAAAGGGGAAACTTGGAAATTAAACTATACAAGACATCACTAATACTACATCTTGATAAAGCAACTAAAAACTAACTACAAAACTAACTACAAAAACAGGTAGACGTCAACATAGAAACAAGTACAAACAGGCAAACATTAATTACATGCAATAACAATTAACATGAGAATGGATAACCGGTTTTAGGAAAAGTAGCAGCGGGAGTCTATATAAAAACGGCATGTATGGCAAAAAAGTTGTTCTAAGTGAGATACCGAGTTAAGGTAAGTGTGGAAAATATCACGGACTTTTTTCTTAGCAAGACTTGTAACATTTTGTAGTTGATTTGGGATTTAAAATACGGGAGTCAGCAAGTTGTTTAAGGCTGGGGGGTGGGAGGTTAAAAAGAGAAACTGCAGAAAAGGAAAAGGTGCTTTTGCCAGCATCAGTCCTGGGCTGGGGGAGCACGAGATGTGTGAAGTCGACGATCTCGTTCTCCGTTCATgcgaaacaaaagaaaactttGAACGCAAACAAAGAGGGGAATCCGGATTAATAAGGATTGAAAAAAGAGTCAATAATTTCCTTTGCTTTATCAAATCACAAATGGGGAGCCAGTTTAAACGAGAAAAAAGCGAAACAGACGGGACGGAAAAATCTGCAGACAAAATAGTGCGCGCAGCGCGCTTCTGAGAGCGTAAAAGTAAAAGCTGGAGGTTTTGTGAGCAGTTGCCCCAAACGCTAGCACAGTAGAGGAACTGACTATGAATACAGGCATTGTAGTAATGTATTGCACCAGCTGGCGTCAGGAAGGGAGCAATACGGCGTAGTAGGGATATGCGGCTGCTAATCGTTTTGCATAAGTGCTCGACATGAGGTTCCCAGGTGAGGTGGTTATCAAACACCACTCCAAGAACCCGCGCACTGTTTACTTGCTCAATTGGACAACTGTTTAAGGTTACTGAAAGAGAGGATTCAGCCagatttgatattttttggtGGGAACCAATTAACATTGATTTGGTTTTCTTGATGTTGAGTACCATATGATTGTGTGTAGCCCATTTATGTACATCAGCTGCCAGTTTATTTAGTTTAAGTTCAACATCAGGCACACTGGGGCCGGAAATCAAAAATGTGTTATTGTCTGCAAACATTGTAGTATCGGTAACAAAGTCAGAGGAGAGAAAAAGGGGCAAGTCATTGATGAATAGAAGGAAGAACAAAGGACCGAGAATACTGCCTTGAGGAACTCCCACATTAATGGGTAGTGCATTCGATAAAACTCCTTTGAAGCACGTTTTCCGAGTGCGTTCAGAAAAGTAAGACTTAGACCATTTGAGTGTTAGTTCATCGCACCCACACAAACCAAGCTTCAATAGGAGGGTGTTGTGATCAAACAAATCAAAAGCCTTCTTCAGGTCAATCAGGAGCATACCACTTAGAAGTCCATTATCCATATTCTTTAGAATGGAATCAGAGAGATTTATAGTGGCCAATTCGCATGAACGGAACCACCGGAAACCAAATTGAAAATCTGACAGAAGGTCTTGTgaagtaagaaaataataaaaactagTATGGGTGTGGCGCTCGAGAATTTTAGATAGGATACAAAGTACGGAGATGGGACGAAAATTCGTACGGTAAAAAGGAGACCCATCCTTAAAAAGTGGTGACACTTTCGCACTTTTCCAAGGATCAGGAAAAACACAAAAGGAAATACTCAGGTTTAGGATTTTAGTCAAGGAGAGGAAAATTTCAGGAGCTGCtgatttaataaaaaaaccgTTCAACTTGTCCAACCCGGCAGCCTTACCGATGTCTTAACAAGAAAGGCTATTAAAGACTAAGTCTTCTGAAATCGGAGGAATTGAAAAGTAGGAACCAGGTTGATGTTTAGAATTAATAAAATTAGTTAAGACAGACCAGTCCGGAAATTCAGGGACAGCATCAATAGAAACTTGAGAAGATATATTGGAAAAATGTTCATTGAAATAATTAGCTATATCAAAAGTGTCTTCGTATAAAGTGTCATTAACAGTTAAGCGATTAGGGAGATTGACATGTTTTGATGGAGAGATGTTACGTATTATTTTCAAAAGATTTTTGGGATTTTCAAGGTTGTTCTTAATTGCATCATTATAGAAGGTCTTTTTAGCTTTTCTTATTGTGAACAACATGATTTCGCGCGCGGCGATATTCACTCCAGGAGGTGTCTGTTTTCAGCGAAGTAGCAATGCGGTGGAGGCAGTTGCGCGCTTTAATTGCAGCACTTATTTCAGCATTGAACCAATCAGGTTTAAGAGGGCGCTTTATGCGATGTTCGGCGCGTGCACAGTTAGAATGTCATTGAATAGTTTATACCATTGATCAAGAGCAAGAGCTTCGGTAAGAGCTTCGATAAGGATCCATAAGGATTGTAGTTTTGTTGGTTCTATAACAAAATCAGCTAAAAAATCGCATATCCTTCACTCATTTGTTGGGGATACGCCTCTAtgttgggttccctgtgtctCGTTCCAGTTTTCACGCGAAATCTCGAACAACCAACTCCATCACAACAAAATCTTTACGATGGACGACACCGGGTTTGATGATAGTTCTAGCGAAGACTCTGACGTCGAGGTTTGTATCTGTtgttttaaaaggaaattaaaaGATAAGCAGCTAACAGTGTGTGCTTCTGCAACCAATTTTAGCTGCAGAAAGCCTTTGCAAGCGGTGATTTGAAAGTCGGCTTGAACAAGCCAGCCGGATTTATACCACGTGCTCAGAGAGAGCCCTTCAACAATGTGGTACGTGTAGGCGATTCTTTCTAAAATATCAACTCTTTTGGACCTCATGTAATCAATCTAGTATCTAGGGGATAATTTGATCATGTGTTACTCGAAAAAGCCCATGGAATAAAAGCAGAGGTACGAAAATCTCTACCCTCTTTTTATCATCGAGCGACAGAGTAGCAAAGTTGCTGATAAagcaaatcattttttttttttagaaatctaCTAGTAAGTAAAGAAGTTTAAAACAAAGTTGTGCAACCGTGTACTCGCTTGTATTTTATTCTCAAGGATTTGATTTGGGGCCTAACTCTGTTAAGCCTTCCCAGTATAACTGTTGGAAGTATTACTATTCCTTTCATACCCTAAAGTAAACTTGATCTTCTTCTAGGGTGCATTAAGTATATCACAGTGAATACTGTATATCACACTTGTCCTTTCATTGTTACACAGGAGGGACTCAAACGCAAGTATGACCAGATCTCCCAATCTCTGGACTGGCTTGAGAGAATGGATGTAACACATAAGCCTACAGCTGACGAAGAAAATGACACTGCCAAAGATATTACAACTCCAGACCCCTCGGTACATGATGACTTCAAGAGAGAAATGATGTTGTAAGGAATAGTAGTGTAAATACATTAATGTTTTTTGACTCACAATATGGCTAATATTGAAAGAGCTAGGAATAGAGTAGAATGTCCAGGGGCCAGTGCCTCGCTGATACAGGGGAGgcggattgggtggatatccccccccctgtttgaataaaaaaaattgaaaggtATTTATTTCAAGAAAATAGATGTCTTagggacgggaggtactgtccatcTGCCTGCTTGACTTTTGCTGCTGGACAAAtgtagtgacctaccaagaaccactgttTCAGTTAAAtgccgtctatccggccatcaTCCAACCCCCATTTTGAGATCTTGGATCTGCCCCTGCTCCCATTTTCTCTTTTGACCTATAAAGTGATGTTAAACACCTGGCCTGGGGCCAGTTCCTAGAGGGCAGGCTGGTGCTATCCTAGGGATAAGGCAttcatccctgggttagcaTTAACCTGCACTCTTTAGCTTCAATCTAAAGGAATCAAGATCTGACCCCACTCTGCCCCATCTCCTCCTACATTTTACCTGTAACAAGTATTCAGACTTTTCCCTTCATCTGCTGTTACTACCCATCTCCTCCCATTAACCCAAGCCATCATCTCTCCCCTATCTTATACCTCTTAAGAGATTCTTAGGCTTTTCTTCAAATTACCTTTATTACCCGAGAGTCCCTGGATCTGTCAGTGTGTTTTGGATGTAAAACACATGTATCATATTTTTTACAGTTACAAACAAGCCCAAGAGGCAGCTAAGCTTGGCCTTTTAAAACTTCAAAAGCTTAGGGTGTCCACAAAGAGACCGGAGGATTACTTTGCAGAGATGGTGAAAACAGATGACCACATGCAAAGGGTATGTTATAAGTCTGGGACACGTAACTCCCTTCATAAAGTACAGTCAACCAAATGAATGTTGTTTAGCACAAAAGACATTTCAAACCCTAACCTTCAATAAGATTTATATTATTTACATCTTGTATTCAAACTTGGGCatcatatattttatttttcgtatgaactttttttctttttacaggTTAGATCAAAACTTTTAAGCCGTCAGCAAGCCATGGAGCGATCTGAAAAGGCAAAGAAGCAAAGAGAAATAAAGAAGTATGGCAAAAAGGTAAAGAACTACAGACTAAAACCTTAAAAGGACATGTGTAATCACATGTATTTAACTCAGGGATGATATATCCTTATTCAGGGCAAGCCCAATATTCTACTAGTTCAGAGAGGGCACCTCTCATTAAAAAGAAGAGGAGGACTGCCATTCCTTGTTAGATTTCAGGGGAAAGCTAGTATGGGCTTCCAATGCAGCCCCTTGTTCCCACCGTGTATTTCCATGGAACTAGATACAGTAGATgcaaaacacttttttttccaaaaaaaggtCCAGCAAGAAGTCCTAGAGAAGAggcaaaaagagaaaaaagataTGCTTGAAGCAGTAAAGAAATACAGAAAAGGTATGTACTGTAGTGTGCAAACTCAAGAGGGTTTTTCTTCAGTTGATAGCATGATACTATTTTATAGCTTTTCATGTTCCTTGTACAGGTAAACAAGCAGCTCCAGAATTCATGAAAGAGGATGATTTTGATGTGAATGCAGAATCTAAATCAAAAGGAAAACCGCAGCAAAGGTAGGCTAAACACTAGGATTAAATTTTTACATTTGTAGAAATGAATCTCCTGCACAGCTTCTCCTAACTCTCGCATCACTTGGTATGTTAAATCACTTTGATAACGCTTGGATATCAATCTTCTCAACTTCAATTTACACATCTAAAAGATCAACCTTTCAGAAATTTTtaaatgtgtgtttttttagaaacCAAATCAATCACAAAAGAAAAGCGAAAGACAAGAAGTTTGGATTTGGTGGGAAGAAAAGGAATATAAAAAGGAACACCCAAAAGAGCACGTCCGATGTTAGCTCATTCAACTCCAGAAAACATAGCAAGGCACCAAAACCCAACAAACCAGGGGTGAGTTACTTACACAACCTCATCTTTGCTTGGTTATTTTACTGATGGTTAATTATGTATGCTTGCAggtgaaaagaaaaaatcaaCGGCCTGGAAAatcaagaagaaagaaaatgaaatcTTGATCAGCCTGACATGAGTTGAACTTGATGTTCTTGGAAATATTTCTCTACAGTTACATTCAAACCTTTCCAGGGATAATCTTTTTAACCCTCAGGCCCTCAGGGAAGTGGCCACAGCTGCAATAAGGCTGTCCTATGCTATGTTTCTTCAGATTTCAAGGATCTTTAAACCCAAGTTTTCCTTGGTCCACGGTTTATTCAACATTCTgccactcaataaaggaaagaaGCTACAACAGGAGACAAAACTAAACTGTCTGAAAATCTTTTTATGTATTGAAAGAATCATAGATTTCCGAGGCTGAACATGGACCACAGGAAACTTAGGTATTCATGTGCAAACAAGACGAACAAGTTATGACCTTGTTCATTAAATAACTGTGAAGAGAAGTCAGCATCAGCGTCTCCCTTTCGCAGTTCGCCGTAATACATAGGAAATGTTGGAGAAGCTCCCTTCAGTATTAaacaacatggtgtacaaacaGCCAGTAATGCTGCACTGTAATTGTACTGTAAATGTACTGTCATTCCTGTATTTGGCATCTAGCTGGTTGTAGACATCTCTGGAGGTGAACAGGGTTTGGTTTTGAATGGGAGTCAGGCACATGAAACTTCTGAAAACATTAACttttcatgtatttttttcctctttgcaatattttttagCCATTTGTGAtgcataatatttttttttgtaaaaattcCTTGCAGGATTTTTTTCTCGGGACCTTCCTCCCTCCCCTTTAAAAGTTAAATGGTCCTACAACCTTTCGATTTAGTATGAAAAATTGAGGGTTTTTTTAAGCTTTCTGAATTTTATTAGTAATTTTATCTTCTACATAACAGAAATAAAAACTGCTCTCAGATAAACACATAAACTTCCTCTAGACCGATTCGACAACAGTTATAAGGATATTAGGCAGCTTTGTAGGGCCTGTCAATGCTGTTTTAGGCCGCCCACTCCAATGCAACATGTATCGTATCAAGCTATGTATTGGGAAAAGTGATGAGATGTTGGCTGCTTCCGCATCTAGTATTTGGTAGAATACATTTTTCTGCGCATTAGACGTGATGCCTTACATTTTAAGTTAAGAGGGGTATAGAAAACACATTTTACCACCTACAAAACAATCTGTCTCGCCACAAATTTGATTGTTTTGAGTTGCTCTAGCAAGgtcttccctgctagcagaggcctcttttctctgtatttcgctgggctggagttcgcgaggaaaagacctctgccatgggtcgcaatgGACGGGAGATctagagcgcatgctccgttcattaattactggccactatttgagcccacaatgactagcgcatgcgtgaagcgtatatccgttgcgggataataagcccgcattcagtagaaatatcacgcgacgaattataaaagaagccattcaaagcctccagcccagcgaaatacagagaaaagaggcctctgctagcagggaaagcAAGGTCCCGAAGCCACCGATAAGTTTCTTTTAAAGTGGCCAATCAGTGTTTGGGGACTGGTACAAAGGGAATTTCACGAAAGATTCAAACTCACTTTCGTGCAGAGAACATTTAGTAGGTTGTTGCTGGCTGCTACGACCCTTTAGTTCCcaacaacttttttttagatttagtACTGCTCTTCGTGATGTCTAGCGTCTGATGTTTCGCCTCCTCGCCGTGAGCAGTGCGAACTCATTCTGGTACAGACAATAGACATGCGCCGGGCACTGCTTGAGTTCATCCTGGAGTTGAAACGCGTCATATCCACGTTTCGTTAGAACCGTGTGTAGCTCAGGATCGTGCTCATTCACGACCATTATGAGATTGGCTTTCTTCTCTAACTCTTCCCAGAACTCTCGCGCTTCATCGGGCGGTCTGTGCATTACCCGCGCGGGCTTTATGAAGTACGACATGATTATCACATCTTGGGGCAACATCTCGCGTAGAAACCCCACATCGATCTCCTTACACGAGAATTCGAAATCTAGAGCCTCGACGAACGGCATCCAACCAAGCTCGCTATCGAACCCAGTGAAGCGTGGTAATTTATTCCCTCTACTAATGCTATAAGCAAACTCGCCCTTTAAGAACTCCTTAAATCCCCATAAATCCGAGCCAGGGCCACAACCGAAACTAGCCACCTTATTGATCCCTTTAAAGTAATCCCTGGGAACGAAATCGCGCTCTTTTGCAGTCCTGAAGGCCTCGGCTATAAGTTCCTGCCTTGCCGGAAACGTCTCTAAAGCATAATAGGCTCTGAAGTTTTGACTGGCGTAGCACATTGAACGCCAGTGATACTTGTTTTTTACGCCGGAATTGTACAGAATTTTACCTTCGCCCACGTTCTTTAGAATATATTCAGCGTTCTCTTGAAAACGAGCTAGATCTTGGTTGTCCACACTGAGAGATCTTAGAATTTGAGGAGACTCGTTCCCAGCCATATTCTGCTAGTGCGAAGTTGTTTAAACTCTTGAACCAACGTCAAAGGCAAATAGTGAAAGTCCAAtacttatttcttttatattcGAATGTTCAACCCCCAAGCTACGCAATTCTTGACAGATATCTGTATGATGACTGTTGTGGGTGATGAT encodes:
- the LOC5519021 gene encoding probable rRNA-processing protein EBP2 yields the protein MDDTGFDDSSSEDSDVELQKAFASGDLKVGLNKPAGFIPRAQREPFNNVEGLKRKYDQISQSLDWLERMDVTHKPTADEENDTAKDITTPDPSVHDDFKREMMFYKQAQEAAKLGLLKLQKLRVSTKRPEDYFAEMVKTDDHMQRVRSKLLSRQQAMERSEKAKKQREIKKYGKKVQQEVLEKRQKEKKDMLEAVKKYRKGKQAAPEFMKEDDFDVNAESKSKGKPQQRNQINHKRKAKDKKFGFGGKKRNIKRNTQKSTSDVSSFNSRKHSKAPKPNKPGVKRKNQRPGKSRRKKMKS
- the LOC116603031 gene encoding uncharacterized protein LOC116603031 — encoded protein: MAGNESPQILRSLSVDNQDLARFQENAEYILKNVGEGKILYNSGVKNKYHWRSMCYASQNFRAYYALETFPARQELIAEAFRTAKERDFVPRDYFKGINKVASFGCGPGSDLWGFKEFLKGEFAYSISRGNKLPRFTGFDSELGWMPFVEALDFEFSCKEIDVGFLREMLPQDVIIMSYFIKPARVMHRPPDEAREFWEELEKKANLIMVVNEHDPELHTVLTKRGYDAFQLQDELKQCPAHVYCLYQNEFALLTARRRNIRR